A stretch of DNA from Candidatus Bathyarchaeota archaeon:
CCAAGTTTTGGTTATATTCTGTCGATTGCTGTTCATCCCAAAAACAGAAATCAAGGTGTTGCCAAGGAGCTGCTAGAAATTTTAGAGTCCAAGTGTCGAGAAAAAGGCATTGCAAAACTTCGGTTAGATGTTAGAATAAATAACGATAGCGCCATTGGGCTTTACAAAAATTTGGGATTGGAAGAACAAAAAGTTAAGAAAAACTTCTACGGTAAAGGACTGGATGGATTGTTAATGGAAAAAAAGGTTAAACCTTTAATTTAGTCGGGTCAGGGCAATTGTATTGTTCCCATGACTCTCAATTTTCCGCCTTCCAGATACATCAAAACTGCGTTGTCATTTGGACAATAAACAATTTCTTTGTCCAAACTCAAGGTTAAAGTTGGATTGCGCGAGTTTGGTTGACTGTTAACAGATTCAATGGTGCAGTTTAAAACTTGCATCCAGTGTCCAATGTGCAGCACCATTCCGGTTTTTACTGGAGTATTCCAGTATTTGACTAAAGATGCTTGGGCGGTTATTGTTTTTGTTGTTTTGATTTTGGGGTCATTTGTTAGCACGGTGCCTCTGTCGACGTCGTCAATTTTGATGTTTTTAAGGGCTAATCCAACACGGTCCGTTTCGTTAGCGGAATTAAAGTTGTCGTCATGTTTTTGAATGGACCTAATCTGTGTGGTTTTAGTTCCCGGAAGCACATTTAAGGTGTCATGTATGTTGATTGCTCCGTTTGCAACTAGCCCCAGAATTACTGCGCCTATGCCTTTTACATTGAAAGCATGGTCTACAGGTACTGTTCCGAAGTTTTGTTCTTTGTCGGATGTTTGGATTAGTGTTGCTTCGTGTTCTAGTTCTTCGCGGATTAGGCTTGGTTCATCTTCTACAAACTTGTAGTTTTCAAGGATTGTACCTTTTACTAAAGGTTGCATTTTTTCAGGGGCTATGTAATTTTTTAAAACAAAGTAACCGTTTTTTATTCCGCAGCATTGGAGCATTACAAGTTGTTCTCCAAGGGTAGCAGTTAATTCTTCGACAATAACGATTGCTTTTGTAGCCATTGAACAAGAATAAAACAAAGGTGCCAATCGGTCAGGGTAACGTGTAGGTTCAATAAATGTTACCGTGTTTTCGCCTTTTTTTAGGTTATAAAGTGTAATGTCAGTTGAGGTCCCTTTTTTGCCAAAGTTACTACTGTATCCTTGTTTTCCTAGAACTGCAACTGTCAAGTTTCCCATTACAAGCACCTTTGCGGATTCTTTGCACATGATTTGCGGGCAAGATAAGGATTATGGACGGTTTTAGTTTGTTATTCCCCGTTTACTGCTTTGAAGTATTCTAAAGTCGTTTTTAGTCGGGGGCAACAGGGAAAGTTTTCTGTTTTGCAGTATTTATCTATGACTTGTTTTTCGGGTTGGTACTTTCCAAGCAGTGCCGGAATCTGCGGATTTGCGTAACAGATGTCGTTCCGGAAAAATATGCATTGCATGTTGTGTCCTGTTGTTATTTGTTTGGGGGTCTTTAAACTTTTTAGGTTTTTAGGTTGTTTTGGAAAATTTGTTTACGTGATTTTGAAAAATAATTATATCTTAGTTGTTCACCAGTTGAGTCAGTATCAAAGTAAACTTAAGATTTGTTGGTGTGCTATGAACAGAAAAATTGTTTTATCCTTAACTTTTGTGCTTGTTGCTTCACTGTTTTCAGGCGTAATTTCATGTTTGGCTGACGCAAACGTTGGCGTAACAGTTGGACTAAGTTACGATTATGTCTCCGCAGCTAGTGGAACCAAACGCGACAGCAGCGGAAACTTAACGTTATCTTTGCCCTTTACTGCTAGTTATCTTGAAACAATAACGGTTCAACAAATCTCCGGAACCAACGTCACCATCAAATATGATCGAGACTTTATGAATGGAACAACCAGCACTGGAACCTCTTGGATCGATTTAAACACTGGATATGGAACCGCATATTTTGTTGTTATTCCTGCAGGTCTTAGCACCGGCAGTTTGATATATCCAGGCTGGACCGACGAAAGTGGAAGCACTGATAACGCGCCAACAGTAACAAACACCGTTTACTTAAAGGACGGAGACTCAACAGTAGAAGCTGTCCAGCTTAGTTTCAGTTACACCGTAGACGACCAAGAATGCTCCGACAGTTATTACTGGGAAAAATCCACTG
This window harbors:
- the rimI gene encoding ribosomal protein S18-alanine N-acetyltransferase, whose amino-acid sequence is MNIRTATKDDLPGIMEIEQASFDMSEVFPETQFLHYLHRFADSFFVAEDSSDSIVGYAILTCAPSFGYILSIAVHPKNRNQGVAKELLEILESKCREKGIAKLRLDVRINNDSAIGLYKNLGLEEQKVKKNFYGKGLDGLLMEKKVKPLI
- a CDS encoding elongation factor Tu; this translates as MGNLTVAVLGKQGYSSNFGKKGTSTDITLYNLKKGENTVTFIEPTRYPDRLAPLFYSCSMATKAIVIVEELTATLGEQLVMLQCCGIKNGYFVLKNYIAPEKMQPLVKGTILENYKFVEDEPSLIREELEHEATLIQTSDKEQNFGTVPVDHAFNVKGIGAVILGLVANGAINIHDTLNVLPGTKTTQIRSIQKHDDNFNSANETDRVGLALKNIKIDDVDRGTVLTNDPKIKTTKTITAQASLVKYWNTPVKTGMVLHIGHWMQVLNCTIESVNSQPNSRNPTLTLSLDKEIVYCPNDNAVLMYLEGGKLRVMGTIQLP